The Caldisericum exile AZM16c01 region TTGGGAGCAATACCTTATATGGCTCAAATATGCGATTCGAGGAGATTTTGGAAGGTCAATTCTAACACACGAAAGTGTTCTAACAGAGATAACACTTAGGTTTCCTAATACTTTGGAGCTTTCAATATTTGCAATGCTTTTTGCAAGTATTTTTGGAATAACAGCAGGAATAATCTCTGCAATTAAAAGATACACGCTTTTTGATTATATCACGATGTTCTTGGCACTTTTTGGTGTTTCAATGCCTATATTTTGGCTTGCAATAATGCTTGTACTACTTTTTAGTATTAAACTGAACTTACTTCCAACTGGTGGAAGGCTTTCGGTCTTCTATTCAATAAAACCAATAACTCATCTATATCTCATTGATAGCCTTTTAACACTAAATTTTGGCGCTTTCTTCGATGCACTGAAACACTTAATTCTCCCTTCCATTGCCCTTGGAACAATTCCAATGGCGTTCATCGCAAGGATAACTCGTTCAAGTATGCTAAACGTAATAAGCCAGGAT contains the following coding sequences:
- a CDS encoding ABC transporter permease gives rise to the protein MRNYIIKRFINILVMLFAVSIIIFLLVRFIPGDPARTMAGEHASKEILEEMRKKWGLDKPIWEQYLIWLKYAIRGDFGRSILTHESVLTEITLRFPNTLELSIFAMLFASIFGITAGIISAIKRYTLFDYITMFLALFGVSMPIFWLAIMLVLLFSIKLNLLPTGGRLSVFYSIKPITHLYLIDSLLTLNFGAFFDALKHLILPSIALGTIPMAFIARITRSSMLNVISQDYIRTARAKGLPERTVIVKHALRNALIPILTSAGTEFAMLMGGAVLTETIFYWPGLGTYIVQAVNARDYPAIQGAVIFVAFVVAIVNLIVDVLYAYIDPRIHY